In Horticoccus luteus, the following proteins share a genomic window:
- a CDS encoding ABC transporter ATP-binding protein: protein MSTTLPSPNVLEVVGLRTHFETEDGSLPAVNGVNFSIPRGRTLALVGESGCGKSVTSYSILRLIQPPGRIVGGKILLHSARAGEIDIAALNEKSPLLYRVRGGLVSMIFQEPMTALSPVHTVGDQISEAILLHHDVSKAEARTRGIEMLRKVGVSAPDRRYDQYPHEMSGGMRQRVVIAMALVCRPELLIADEPTTALDVTIQAQILGLIKTLQQEIGCSVLLITHDLGVVAQTADEVAVMYLGRIVEHGPVRAVLKHPRHPYTQGMLKSIPSLNRGARLASIPGTVPSLTAIPRGCPFHPRCAHAVSGRCDVGAPPPLHSVGETHTVACVRAEEISAP from the coding sequence ATGTCCACCACCCTTCCCTCTCCCAACGTGCTCGAAGTCGTTGGCCTGCGCACGCACTTCGAAACGGAGGACGGATCGTTGCCCGCAGTGAACGGCGTCAACTTCAGCATCCCGCGCGGACGCACGCTCGCGCTCGTCGGTGAATCCGGCTGCGGCAAAAGCGTGACCAGCTATTCCATTCTGCGCCTCATCCAGCCGCCCGGCCGCATCGTGGGCGGTAAAATCCTGCTGCATTCCGCTCGCGCCGGCGAAATCGACATCGCGGCGTTGAACGAAAAATCTCCGCTGCTCTACCGCGTGCGCGGCGGCCTCGTGAGCATGATTTTCCAAGAGCCGATGACGGCACTTTCCCCGGTCCATACCGTCGGCGATCAAATTTCCGAGGCGATCCTGCTGCATCACGACGTCTCGAAAGCCGAAGCCCGCACGCGCGGGATCGAAATGTTGCGCAAGGTCGGCGTGTCCGCACCCGATCGCCGGTACGACCAGTATCCGCACGAGATGTCCGGCGGCATGCGCCAGCGTGTCGTCATCGCGATGGCGCTCGTCTGCCGCCCCGAATTACTTATCGCCGACGAGCCCACGACCGCCCTCGACGTCACCATCCAGGCCCAGATTCTCGGGCTGATCAAAACGTTGCAGCAGGAGATCGGCTGCTCGGTGCTCCTGATCACGCACGATCTCGGCGTCGTCGCGCAAACGGCGGACGAAGTCGCGGTGATGTATCTCGGCCGCATCGTTGAACACGGCCCGGTGCGCGCAGTGCTCAAGCATCCGCGCCATCCCTACACCCAAGGGATGCTCAAATCCATTCCCTCGCTCAATCGCGGTGCGCGGCTGGCTTCGATTCCCGGCACCGTGCCGTCCTTGACGGCGATTCCACGCGGCTGTCCGTTTCATCCGCGTTGTGCGCACGCCGTCAGCGGGCGTTGCGATGTGGGTGCGCCGCCGCCGCTGCATTCGGTCGGAGAAACGCATACCGTCGCCTGTGTGCGCGCCGAGGAGATCTCCGCCCCGTGA
- a CDS encoding ABC transporter ATP-binding protein codes for MNNVSSSPLLSVRGLCKHFPLQAGGMMRKRTVSVIRAVDDVTFDLQPGETLGLVGESGSGKTTTARCILRALAPSAGSVLFRQANGTTVDLAAVSENALKPLRPHMQMVFQDPFSSLNPRMTVGQIVSEPLVIHGLGTRREREERVADILRKVGLKPEHRMRYPHAFSGGQRQRIGIARALVMRPSLVVADEAVSALDVSVQAQVLNLLKDLQGEFQLTYLFVAHNLDVVRHFCDRVAVMYAGRIVELAPTDALFRDPQHPYTRALLSAVPWPDPDVKMHFEAPGEVADPSRLPSGCAFHPRCPHCFEPCPAVRPDLRVTAPGRSAACHLHDPAFASSAAAKIQ; via the coding sequence GTGAACAACGTCTCGTCCTCGCCGCTCCTTTCGGTGCGCGGCCTCTGCAAACACTTCCCGCTTCAAGCCGGTGGCATGATGCGCAAGCGCACGGTCAGCGTGATCCGCGCCGTCGACGATGTGACCTTCGACCTGCAACCCGGCGAGACGCTCGGACTCGTCGGCGAATCTGGGTCGGGCAAAACCACCACGGCGCGTTGCATCCTGCGGGCCCTCGCTCCGTCCGCCGGCTCCGTGCTGTTTCGGCAGGCGAACGGTACGACCGTCGATCTCGCCGCGGTCTCGGAGAACGCCCTGAAGCCGTTGCGGCCGCACATGCAGATGGTTTTTCAGGATCCGTTTTCCTCGCTCAACCCGCGCATGACCGTCGGCCAGATCGTGTCCGAACCGCTCGTGATCCACGGCCTCGGCACGCGCCGCGAACGCGAGGAACGCGTCGCTGACATCCTGCGCAAAGTCGGCCTCAAACCCGAGCACCGCATGCGTTACCCGCACGCTTTTTCCGGCGGCCAGCGCCAGCGCATCGGCATCGCGCGCGCCCTCGTGATGCGACCCTCCCTCGTCGTCGCCGACGAAGCGGTGTCGGCGCTCGACGTCTCTGTGCAGGCGCAGGTGCTCAACCTGCTCAAGGACCTGCAGGGCGAGTTTCAACTCACCTACCTTTTCGTCGCGCACAACCTCGATGTCGTACGCCATTTCTGCGACCGCGTCGCTGTGATGTATGCCGGCCGCATCGTGGAACTCGCCCCGACCGACGCGCTGTTTCGCGACCCGCAACACCCGTATACGCGCGCGTTGCTGAGCGCGGTGCCTTGGCCCGATCCCGATGTAAAAATGCACTTCGAGGCCCCGGGCGAAGTCGCCGACCCGAGCCGGCTGCCGTCCGGTTGCGCGTTTCATCCGCGTTGCCCCCATTGCTTCGAGCCGTGCCCTGCCGTGCGACCGGATTTGCGCGTCACGGCCCCGGGCCGTTCTGCCGCGTGCCACCTGCACGATCCGGCCTTTGCCTCCTCCGCGGCCGCGAAAATTCAATAG
- a CDS encoding carbohydrate ABC transporter permease, translating into MVAPNRLKKSFKEWKLYGFVLPSLAMVMVFAYFPALSAVYHSFFEWNGGDLQQFVGGANFLRAWRDPVLWQSFGTVFALMIFNFFKMMPSILLAVLIHRLRSDRWQYIYRVLLVIPMVVPQLVTLFIWKFFFDPNLGVLNRVLDIIGGKTALVWLDHVFHWNVFFTGVPIGWLAQPELILPALFIWGFPWIGAVGVLIYLAGLQSIGHEVYEAAELEGIGPFGKFFYIELPLILTQIRLTLALLIIGTLQGYGLQLLLLDTNGGPGGRGMVPGLWMYNRAFLAGEFGYACAVGMVLFVFILVLTSLNNRFVRAER; encoded by the coding sequence GTGGTCGCCCCCAACCGCCTGAAGAAATCGTTCAAAGAGTGGAAGCTTTACGGCTTCGTGCTGCCCTCGCTTGCGATGGTGATGGTCTTCGCCTATTTCCCGGCGCTCAGCGCGGTCTATCACAGTTTCTTCGAATGGAATGGCGGGGATTTGCAGCAATTCGTAGGCGGCGCCAACTTCTTGCGCGCGTGGCGCGATCCGGTGCTCTGGCAGTCGTTTGGCACGGTGTTTGCGCTGATGATTTTCAATTTCTTCAAGATGATGCCGTCGATCCTGCTCGCGGTGCTCATCCACCGTTTGCGCAGCGATCGCTGGCAATACATCTACCGGGTGCTGCTGGTGATTCCGATGGTCGTGCCGCAACTCGTCACGCTGTTCATCTGGAAGTTCTTCTTCGATCCGAACCTCGGCGTGCTCAACCGCGTGCTGGACATCATCGGCGGCAAGACGGCGCTGGTGTGGCTCGACCACGTCTTTCATTGGAACGTGTTTTTCACGGGCGTGCCGATCGGATGGCTGGCGCAGCCGGAATTGATTTTGCCGGCGTTGTTCATCTGGGGCTTCCCGTGGATCGGCGCGGTCGGCGTGCTGATCTACCTCGCGGGCCTGCAATCGATCGGCCATGAGGTTTACGAGGCGGCGGAGCTCGAGGGCATCGGCCCGTTTGGGAAGTTTTTCTACATCGAGCTGCCGCTCATTCTGACGCAAATCCGCCTGACGCTCGCGCTGCTCATCATCGGCACGCTCCAAGGCTACGGTCTGCAATTGCTGCTGCTCGATACCAACGGTGGTCCCGGCGGTCGTGGCATGGTGCCAGGCTTGTGGATGTATAACCGCGCGTTTCTCGCCGGCGAATTCGGTTATGCCTGCGCCGTCGGCATGGTGCTCTTCGTCTTCATCCTTGTGCTAACGTCCCTGAACAACCGCTTCGTGCGCGCCGAACGATGA
- a CDS encoding argininosuccinate synthase yields the protein MKIVLAYSGGLDTSVIVKWLRETYDAEIVTFAADIGQEEELKGLSAKAKKTGASKHYTLNLVEEFARDFIYPMIRANAIYEGQYYLGTSIARPLIAKAQIDIAKKEKADTVAHGATGKGNDQCRFELTYMALAPNLQIIAPWKIEKYRDQFPGRAEMIAYCEAHKIPVEASLKKPYSMDRNLLHISYEAGILEDPWFDPTTPEHRGMFKLSVSPEDAPDKAEYVELDFVKGDCVAVNGKKLTPAGVLKTLNKLGGKHGVGRVDLVENRFVGMKSRGVYETPGGTILMHGHRQVESLTMDREVMHLRDSLIPKYAELVYYGFWFAPEREALQALIDESQKFVTGTVRLKLYKGNVITCGRKSKYSLYDMNIASMEGVKSWYNQTDATGFIRLNGLRLRARNIAQGGPKV from the coding sequence ATGAAAATCGTCCTCGCTTACTCGGGCGGACTCGACACGTCCGTCATCGTCAAGTGGCTGCGCGAAACCTATGACGCCGAAATCGTCACGTTCGCCGCCGATATCGGGCAGGAGGAGGAGTTGAAAGGCCTCTCGGCCAAGGCGAAGAAGACGGGCGCCTCGAAGCACTACACGCTCAACCTCGTCGAGGAATTTGCGCGCGACTTCATCTACCCGATGATCCGCGCCAACGCGATTTACGAGGGGCAGTATTACCTCGGCACGTCGATTGCGCGTCCGCTCATCGCGAAGGCGCAGATCGACATCGCGAAAAAGGAAAAGGCCGACACGGTCGCCCACGGGGCCACCGGCAAGGGCAACGACCAATGCCGCTTCGAGCTGACCTACATGGCGCTCGCGCCGAATCTTCAGATCATCGCGCCGTGGAAGATTGAGAAATACCGCGACCAGTTTCCCGGCCGCGCGGAGATGATCGCGTATTGCGAGGCGCACAAGATCCCCGTCGAGGCCTCGCTCAAGAAGCCGTATTCGATGGACCGCAATCTCCTGCACATCTCTTACGAGGCGGGAATTCTCGAGGATCCGTGGTTCGATCCGACGACGCCGGAGCATCGGGGGATGTTCAAACTTTCCGTTTCGCCCGAGGACGCGCCGGACAAGGCCGAATACGTGGAGCTGGATTTTGTGAAGGGCGACTGCGTGGCGGTGAACGGCAAGAAGCTGACACCGGCCGGCGTGTTGAAAACGTTGAACAAGCTGGGCGGCAAACACGGCGTCGGCCGCGTTGATCTCGTCGAGAACCGGTTCGTCGGCATGAAGTCGCGCGGCGTTTATGAGACTCCGGGCGGCACGATCCTCATGCACGGACACCGGCAGGTGGAGTCGTTGACGATGGACCGCGAGGTCATGCATCTGCGCGATTCGCTCATCCCGAAATACGCCGAGCTCGTCTACTACGGCTTCTGGTTCGCCCCCGAGCGCGAGGCGTTGCAGGCGTTGATCGACGAGTCGCAGAAATTCGTCACCGGCACGGTGCGCCTGAAGCTTTACAAGGGCAACGTCATCACGTGCGGACGGAAGTCGAAATACTCGCTCTACGACATGAACATCGCGTCGATGGAGGGGGTGAAGAGCTGGTATAACCAGACCGACGCGACGGGCTTCATTCGTCTCAACGGCTTGCGGCTGCGGGCGCGCAACATCGCGCAAGGCGGCCCGAAAGTCTGA
- a CDS encoding PEP-CTERM sorting domain-containing protein — protein sequence MRSLPYIVASTLTLMSVAVLRATPAVSATTSGNWTSSGTWDNGVPTNTSNVVIQDFNIAFNVGSTTTVHDLSLLAISSGASLTDVATNRTLNLGGTLTLTGTSLSNAASLQVNTVNIQAGGNLTMNAFSSFTANGSVTVAAGATANLNNGATLARTFYNNGTTTQTGTVTLSGATTNNNNGAIYYVSGTSELNTGSLFNKSGALLTKIGGGTSDIKVGVTNQSGGTIRVDDGILQLNSNVSNSGAITVTNTQTGNQLNTLLATVTNKSGGAITVQSGANWTNDAEFVAQAGSTISNAGEIKFNSGNATFEGTTGISGGGVTSFQANSHVAFNGTNSIDNTVTFLGEVGGFNSSGGTVNVNGAATWDGSATNTSTDTTVNFNNNLAIKGHYDASNASNSNTYANATTTLDANKNVITNSTSGFTNTSTGTFNMAHDGSGITGPGTFTNDGQFNKTSAGTNTLDEVAFVNTGNVAVTSGVLQATNGATYAQSSGNTDIAAGATLGGATATFSGGSLSGNGTLTTDGGAFFNSGSTITPGTTGGADIGTLNFGSDVWVSSGANYAIQLLSTGGVAGTDNDTLNISGSLQLPSDGFNLTINSIGTGGLIDGFTDSGNYNWTIASAVGGIVGFVDGTYAIGGTSFNLGGFNLDLSGIGNIANYSGTWSLINDGTNLILNYASFAPVPEPSTYAMIGAGVCGLLLVLRHRQRARLAANSALLAAE from the coding sequence ATGCGCTCTTTACCCTATATTGTCGCGTCCACTCTCACCTTGATGAGCGTTGCCGTCCTCCGCGCCACCCCCGCCGTCTCGGCGACAACCAGCGGTAACTGGACGAGTTCGGGCACGTGGGATAATGGCGTCCCGACCAACACCTCCAACGTGGTCATTCAGGACTTCAACATCGCTTTCAACGTCGGCTCAACCACCACCGTCCACGATCTCTCTTTGCTTGCCATCAGCAGCGGTGCCTCGCTGACCGACGTCGCCACCAATCGCACTCTCAATCTTGGCGGCACGCTCACGCTCACCGGCACCAGCCTCAGCAATGCCGCATCGCTGCAGGTCAACACCGTCAACATTCAGGCCGGCGGCAATCTGACGATGAACGCGTTCAGCAGCTTCACCGCAAACGGCTCCGTCACCGTCGCCGCTGGAGCTACCGCCAACCTCAACAATGGCGCCACCCTCGCGCGCACGTTTTACAACAACGGCACCACGACGCAAACCGGCACGGTGACGCTCTCCGGCGCCACGACGAACAATAACAATGGCGCCATCTATTATGTTTCCGGCACGAGCGAGCTGAACACCGGTTCTTTGTTTAACAAGAGCGGCGCGCTCCTCACCAAAATTGGCGGCGGCACATCCGATATTAAGGTGGGCGTCACAAACCAAAGCGGCGGCACCATCCGCGTCGACGATGGCATCCTCCAGCTCAACTCCAACGTCAGCAACTCCGGCGCCATCACGGTAACGAACACCCAGACAGGCAATCAGCTCAACACCCTTCTCGCCACCGTCACCAACAAATCCGGGGGCGCGATCACCGTGCAAAGTGGCGCCAACTGGACAAACGATGCCGAGTTCGTTGCTCAGGCCGGCTCCACGATTTCAAATGCCGGGGAGATCAAATTCAACAGCGGCAACGCCACCTTCGAAGGCACCACTGGCATCTCCGGCGGTGGAGTGACCTCCTTCCAAGCCAACTCACATGTCGCCTTCAACGGCACGAACTCTATCGACAATACCGTCACGTTTCTCGGCGAAGTCGGTGGCTTCAACAGCTCCGGCGGCACCGTGAACGTCAACGGCGCCGCGACGTGGGACGGCAGTGCGACCAACACGAGCACCGACACCACGGTCAATTTTAACAACAACCTCGCGATCAAAGGCCATTACGACGCGTCCAACGCCAGCAACTCCAATACTTACGCCAACGCCACGACCACGCTCGACGCCAACAAGAACGTCATCACGAACTCGACGAGCGGTTTTACGAATACCTCCACGGGCACGTTCAACATGGCCCACGACGGCAGCGGCATCACCGGCCCGGGCACGTTCACCAACGACGGCCAGTTCAACAAGACCTCCGCCGGCACCAACACCCTCGACGAAGTCGCCTTCGTCAACACCGGCAACGTCGCCGTGACCTCCGGCGTGCTCCAAGCCACTAACGGTGCCACCTACGCTCAGTCGAGCGGCAATACCGACATCGCCGCGGGCGCCACCCTCGGCGGCGCCACCGCCACCTTTAGCGGCGGCAGCTTGAGCGGCAACGGCACACTCACCACCGACGGCGGCGCGTTCTTCAACTCCGGCTCCACCATCACTCCCGGCACGACCGGCGGCGCGGATATCGGCACGCTCAATTTCGGCAGCGACGTCTGGGTCAGTTCCGGCGCGAACTACGCGATCCAGTTGCTCAGCACCGGTGGCGTCGCCGGCACGGATAACGACACCTTGAACATCTCCGGCAGCCTGCAACTGCCTTCGGACGGCTTTAATCTTACCATCAACTCTATCGGCACCGGGGGCCTGATCGATGGTTTCACCGACTCCGGCAACTACAACTGGACCATCGCGAGCGCCGTCGGTGGTATTGTCGGCTTTGTCGATGGCACCTACGCCATTGGCGGCACGAGCTTCAACCTCGGCGGCTTCAATCTCGATCTCTCCGGCATTGGCAACATCGCCAACTACAGTGGCACGTGGAGCCTCATCAACGACGGCACCAACCTGATCCTCAATTACGCCAGTTTTGCTCCCGTGCCGGAGCCGTCGACTTACGCGATGATTGGCGCCGGCGTCTGCGGCCTGCTCCTCGTCCTTCGCCACCGTCAGCGCGCCCGCCTCGCGGCAAACTCCGCGCTGCTCGCGGCGGAATAA
- a CDS encoding carbohydrate ABC transporter permease — protein MKSAVFSIRGRRDWPKHLIILAFLSIELFPLYMMFQVSFKDNATFIRNPWLPTNPTFWHWENWVFAVKLILPYIANTIFVAVTGTAATLAFAVCASYFFARRRMPLSGLLWYAFLVLMLLPSVANIVPLFTLLRELSLLNTLSALIIVSVAGGQVFNIFVLRGFIEDLPKDLFEAAEIDGAGHLQQVLHVVLPQCAPILGTLGILAFLGIWNDFLLPLIVLRDKQLFTLGVGLVYLDGEYVKQWGQIMASYFLAAVPLIILFLFSMRLFVRGLSQGAIKG, from the coding sequence ATGAAATCCGCCGTCTTCAGCATTCGCGGGCGCCGCGACTGGCCCAAGCACCTGATCATCCTCGCGTTTCTGAGCATCGAGCTGTTCCCGCTCTACATGATGTTTCAGGTGAGCTTCAAGGACAACGCCACTTTCATCCGCAACCCGTGGCTGCCGACGAATCCCACGTTCTGGCATTGGGAAAACTGGGTGTTCGCGGTGAAACTCATCCTCCCGTATATCGCCAACACCATCTTTGTAGCCGTCACGGGGACGGCCGCGACGCTCGCGTTCGCGGTCTGTGCGTCTTACTTCTTCGCGCGGCGGCGGATGCCGTTGTCGGGTCTGCTTTGGTATGCGTTTCTCGTGCTCATGCTCCTGCCGAGCGTGGCGAACATCGTGCCGTTGTTCACGCTCCTGCGGGAGCTCTCGCTGCTGAATACGTTGTCGGCGCTGATCATCGTCAGCGTTGCGGGTGGGCAGGTGTTTAACATTTTTGTGCTCCGCGGATTCATCGAGGATTTGCCCAAGGATTTGTTTGAAGCGGCGGAAATCGACGGCGCGGGTCATCTGCAGCAGGTGCTGCATGTCGTGCTGCCGCAGTGCGCGCCGATTCTGGGCACGCTCGGCATCCTCGCCTTTCTCGGCATCTGGAACGACTTCCTGCTGCCGTTGATCGTGCTGCGCGACAAGCAGCTGTTCACCTTGGGGGTCGGCCTGGTCTATCTCGACGGCGAATACGTGAAACAGTGGGGCCAGATCATGGCGTCCTACTTTCTCGCCGCGGTGCCGTTGATCATCCTCTTCCTGTTTTCGATGCGCCTGTTCGTGCGCGGTTTGTCGCAAGGCGCCATCAAAGGCTGA
- the argF gene encoding ornithine carbamoyltransferase, producing the protein MKHFLKETDFSRAQAAEVLTLAREFKQNRGQRLSSVLAGQTWAMIFSKSSTRTRVSFDVGIHELGGHPLFLNKSDIQLGRGETIEDTARVLSRFIHGLVVRTYDHADLERLAASGTIPVINALTDFLHPCQIYTDAFTAAERWAGPGGDLLESLRGRKIAYLGDTAFNMANSWILGASLFDMKLSLGGPADYAPGEAIRGLLRAEGRPIDFHFTTDAYEAVADADIVYTDVWASMGQEDESNARAKLMERYAVTEKLFAAAKPDALFMHCLPAHAGEEVAQAVLDHPRCVIFDEAENRLHTQKAIMAVLAKAAR; encoded by the coding sequence ATGAAGCACTTTCTGAAGGAGACCGACTTCAGCCGCGCCCAGGCGGCCGAGGTCCTGACGCTGGCCCGCGAGTTTAAGCAGAACCGCGGTCAGCGTCTGTCTTCGGTGCTGGCGGGACAGACGTGGGCAATGATCTTTTCGAAGTCGTCCACCCGCACGCGGGTTTCGTTCGACGTCGGCATCCACGAACTCGGCGGCCATCCGCTTTTTCTCAACAAGAGCGACATCCAGCTCGGGCGCGGCGAGACGATCGAGGACACGGCGCGGGTGCTGTCGCGTTTCATCCACGGCCTGGTCGTGCGCACCTACGACCACGCGGATCTGGAGCGGCTGGCGGCGAGCGGCACGATTCCGGTGATCAATGCCCTGACGGATTTCCTACATCCCTGCCAGATTTACACGGATGCGTTTACGGCGGCGGAACGTTGGGCGGGGCCGGGCGGGGATTTGCTGGAGTCGCTGCGGGGGCGGAAAATCGCCTATCTGGGCGACACGGCGTTTAACATGGCCAATTCGTGGATCCTGGGGGCGAGTCTGTTCGACATGAAGTTGTCGCTCGGCGGGCCGGCGGACTATGCGCCGGGAGAAGCGATTCGCGGGCTGCTGCGCGCGGAAGGGCGGCCCATCGACTTCCATTTTACCACGGATGCCTACGAAGCCGTGGCGGACGCCGACATTGTTTACACGGATGTCTGGGCGAGCATGGGCCAGGAGGACGAGAGCAACGCGCGGGCGAAGCTGATGGAGCGGTATGCGGTGACCGAAAAGCTTTTTGCGGCGGCGAAGCCGGACGCGTTGTTCATGCACTGCCTGCCCGCGCACGCCGGCGAGGAAGTGGCGCAGGCGGTGCTCGATCACCCGCGCTGTGTGATTTTCGACGAAGCCGAAAACCGGCTCCACACCCAGAAAGCCATCATGGCCGTGCTCGCGAAAGCGGCGCGTTAA